The Tistrella mobilis genome window below encodes:
- a CDS encoding ISAs1 family transposase, translated as MPSLITILRQVPDPRTGNARRHELLDLLVIALTASICGCESCVDFADFAEDREELFREFLSLPNGLPSHDTFSRLFRLIDPAALSACFSQFLDDLGADGPGVIAIDGKTLRRSFDRAAGKSALHVVSAFAGEAGLVLGQAAVPEGGNEITAARALLAIIDLKGMLVTADAIHCQGETARLVLERGGDYLFALKKNRPATLADVETWFADPATAPAETLQTTDADHGRLEIRRHEVVHDVDWLFPEKRDPDRPAMPALATIARVVATVERDGKTSTSTRYYLSSARLSAAAFAKAVRGHWAIENGLHWVLDTTFREDEARARKDHGPENLAIIRKLALNVLKTARPTISIRRKRKRSGWSDAFARSVIGQMR; from the coding sequence ATGCCATCTCTGATCACCATCCTGCGCCAGGTGCCCGACCCGCGCACGGGTAACGCGAGACGCCATGAGCTTCTGGACCTCCTGGTGATCGCGCTGACGGCTTCGATCTGCGGCTGCGAGAGCTGCGTCGATTTTGCCGACTTCGCAGAGGACCGCGAGGAGCTCTTCCGGGAGTTTCTCAGCCTTCCCAACGGCTTGCCAAGCCATGACACGTTCTCGCGGCTGTTCCGCCTGATCGATCCCGCAGCGTTGTCGGCGTGCTTCTCACAGTTCCTCGACGATCTCGGAGCCGATGGTCCCGGCGTAATCGCCATTGATGGCAAAACGCTCCGGCGTTCGTTTGACCGGGCTGCGGGTAAGAGCGCGCTGCACGTGGTGAGCGCCTTTGCCGGCGAGGCCGGGCTGGTGCTCGGCCAGGCGGCGGTTCCAGAGGGCGGCAACGAGATCACCGCCGCCCGCGCCCTCCTCGCCATCATCGATCTGAAGGGCATGCTCGTCACCGCTGACGCGATCCACTGCCAGGGCGAGACGGCGCGCCTCGTGCTGGAGCGCGGCGGCGACTACCTCTTCGCGCTGAAGAAAAACCGCCCCGCCACCCTTGCCGACGTCGAGACCTGGTTCGCCGATCCGGCGACGGCGCCGGCCGAGACGCTGCAAACCACCGACGCAGACCACGGCCGTCTGGAGATCCGTCGGCACGAGGTGGTTCATGACGTCGACTGGCTGTTCCCGGAAAAGCGGGACCCCGACCGGCCTGCCATGCCGGCGCTCGCCACCATCGCCCGGGTCGTCGCCACCGTCGAGCGGGACGGAAAGACAAGCACATCTACCCGCTATTACCTCTCCTCCGCCCGCTTGTCCGCCGCCGCCTTCGCCAAGGCCGTCCGCGGCCACTGGGCCATCGAGAACGGCCTGCACTGGGTTCTCGACACCACCTTCCGCGAGGACGAGGCCCGCGCTCGCAAGGACCACGGCCCGGAAAACCTCGCCATCATCCGAAAACTCGCCCTCAACGTCCTCAAAACTGCCAGGCCAACCATCTCCATCCGTCGCAAGCGAAAGCGATCCGGATGGTCCGACGCATTCGCCCGATCCGTCATCGGGCAAATGCGATAG
- a CDS encoding Bcr/CflA family multidrug efflux MFS transporter → MSVRPEHAAAGASQPPMMKLALILGLLAAFGPLSIDMYLPAFPAIGADLKAEPAAVQATLALFFVGIAGGQLIYGPLADRFGRRGPLLAGCLLYATGSIGCALATDVDQLIAFRLVQALGGCAGMVMSRAVIRDLFDERQSAVMLARLMLVMGAAPILAPLIGGQLLEIAGWRSIFWLLSGIGVLALVVVALFLPESLPAERRRRQGPGEIALTYLRFAIDRRFIAPALASGAAMGAMFAYISGSPFVFIELHQVPPAAYGWLFGVNAAGLILASQFNARLVRGSSPAQIMRRANLVQALAGLALVVVAISAVSTPGTGLALVAIMLPLFLCIAMNGLINPNATAVAMAPFGARAGSAAALLGLIQFGTGAVSAAIVGALDDGTAWPMAAVIAGMGIAGAIAARLAAPAPQGMRR, encoded by the coding sequence ATGTCCGTACGTCCCGAGCATGCCGCCGCCGGTGCGAGCCAGCCGCCGATGATGAAGCTTGCCCTGATCCTGGGGCTGCTTGCGGCCTTCGGGCCTCTGTCGATCGACATGTATCTGCCGGCTTTCCCGGCGATCGGGGCCGATCTGAAGGCCGAACCCGCCGCCGTACAGGCGACGCTGGCCCTGTTCTTCGTGGGCATCGCCGGCGGCCAGCTGATCTACGGGCCGCTGGCCGACCGCTTCGGCCGGCGGGGACCGCTGCTGGCGGGCTGTCTGCTTTATGCGACCGGCAGCATCGGCTGCGCGCTCGCCACCGATGTCGACCAGCTGATCGCCTTCCGCCTGGTCCAGGCGCTGGGCGGCTGTGCCGGCATGGTGATGTCGCGGGCGGTGATCCGCGACCTGTTCGACGAACGCCAGTCGGCGGTGATGCTGGCCCGGCTGATGCTGGTGATGGGGGCGGCCCCCATCCTGGCACCGCTGATCGGCGGACAGCTGCTGGAGATTGCCGGCTGGCGATCGATCTTCTGGCTGCTGTCGGGGATCGGCGTGCTGGCGCTGGTGGTGGTGGCCCTGTTCCTGCCCGAAAGCCTGCCGGCCGAACGCCGTCGCCGGCAGGGGCCGGGGGAGATCGCCCTCACCTATCTGCGCTTCGCCATCGACCGGCGCTTCATCGCCCCGGCCCTGGCCAGCGGAGCCGCGATGGGGGCGATGTTCGCCTATATCTCCGGGTCGCCCTTTGTCTTCATTGAACTGCATCAGGTGCCGCCGGCCGCTTATGGCTGGCTGTTCGGCGTCAATGCCGCCGGCCTGATCCTGGCCTCGCAGTTCAACGCCCGGCTGGTGCGGGGCTCCAGTCCGGCACAGATCATGCGCCGCGCCAATCTGGTCCAGGCCCTGGCGGGGCTCGCCCTGGTGGTGGTGGCGATCAGCGCCGTTTCGACGCCAGGTACCGGCCTGGCACTGGTCGCCATCATGCTGCCGCTTTTCCTGTGCATCGCCATGAACGGGCTGATCAATCCCAATGCGACCGCCGTGGCCATGGCGCCGTTCGGCGCCCGGGCCGGCAGCGCGGCCGCCCTGCTGGGGCTGATCCAGTTCGGGACCGGGGCTGTCTCGGCCGCCATCGTCGGCGCGCTCGACGACGGCACGGCCTGGCCGATGGCGGCGGTCATCGCGGGCATGGGCATCGCCGGAGCGATCGCGGCACGTCTTGCCGCACCTGCGCCCCAAGGGATGAGGCGATGA
- a CDS encoding HpcH/HpaI aldolase/citrate lyase family protein: MIENRLRRIIQEADGFAVGTFLMSDSATSAALMDAAGYDFLAIDRQHGVIDDAACLRLLAECGRHGTTPIVRIPANRPEDAMRALDHGALGVIAPLIDDAAGAATLAAACRFPPRGGRSFGPVRAAPILGRSYLKAIDDSVLAIAMIETRAGLEALDDILAAPGLDAIFVGPNDLGLALGLGFTGGRTDNQPALAEAVTGIVTRARGAGIPAGIHCTDPAMARAMRGLGYRFATVGSDLGLMAQAAATSADQSRTP; this comes from the coding sequence ATGATCGAGAACCGGCTGCGCCGCATCATTCAGGAAGCGGACGGCTTCGCCGTCGGCACCTTCCTGATGTCCGACAGCGCCACCTCGGCGGCGCTGATGGATGCCGCAGGCTACGACTTCCTGGCCATCGACCGCCAGCATGGCGTGATCGACGATGCCGCCTGTCTGCGCCTGCTGGCCGAATGCGGCCGTCACGGCACCACGCCGATCGTGCGCATCCCGGCCAACCGGCCCGAGGATGCCATGCGCGCGCTGGACCATGGCGCGCTGGGTGTGATCGCACCGCTGATCGACGATGCCGCCGGTGCCGCGACACTCGCCGCCGCCTGCCGGTTTCCGCCCCGCGGCGGGCGCAGTTTCGGCCCGGTACGCGCGGCCCCGATCCTTGGCCGCAGCTATCTGAAGGCCATCGACGACAGCGTGCTCGCGATCGCGATGATCGAGACCCGGGCCGGGCTGGAGGCGCTGGACGACATCCTGGCCGCCCCCGGGCTGGATGCGATCTTCGTCGGCCCCAATGATCTGGGGCTTGCACTCGGCCTCGGCTTCACCGGCGGGCGGACCGACAATCAGCCGGCTCTGGCCGAAGCCGTCACCGGCATCGTCACCCGCGCCCGCGGTGCCGGCATCCCCGCCGGCATCCATTGTACCGATCCGGCGATGGCCCGGGCCATGCGCGGCCTGGGCTACCGCTTCGCCACGGTCGGCAGCGATCTGGGGCTGATGGCCCAGGCGGCCGCTACCAGCGCCGACCAGTCCCGCACCCCCTGA
- a CDS encoding ferredoxin--NADP reductase, giving the protein MSNIRTERVIDVHHWTDRLFSFTTTRDPAFRFENGQFTMIGLEVNGKPLLRAYSVASPNYEETLEFLSIKVQDGPLTSRLQHIKRGDALLVGAKPVGTLVKDNLRPGRTLYMLSTGTGLAPFMSLIRDPDVYDRFEKVVLTHTCREVAELAYHDYISKEMPAHEYFGDAVREQLIYYPSVTREPFRNQGRITDLIDSGKLFTDIGLPEFTPEHDRIMICGSPEMLADLQKRAEARGFTEGNSSRPGEYVIEKAFVDR; this is encoded by the coding sequence ATGAGCAACATCCGTACCGAGCGCGTGATCGACGTTCACCACTGGACAGACCGGCTGTTCAGCTTCACGACGACGCGTGATCCGGCTTTCCGCTTCGAAAACGGCCAGTTCACCATGATCGGCCTTGAGGTCAACGGCAAGCCGCTGCTCCGCGCCTACAGCGTCGCCAGCCCGAACTATGAAGAGACGCTGGAATTCCTCAGCATCAAAGTGCAGGACGGCCCGCTGACATCGCGCCTGCAGCACATCAAGCGGGGCGACGCGCTGCTGGTCGGCGCCAAGCCGGTCGGCACGCTGGTGAAGGACAATCTGCGCCCGGGCCGCACGCTCTATATGCTGTCGACCGGCACCGGCCTTGCCCCGTTCATGAGCCTGATCCGCGATCCCGACGTCTACGATCGGTTCGAGAAGGTCGTGCTGACCCATACCTGCCGCGAGGTCGCCGAGCTGGCCTATCACGACTACATCTCGAAGGAGATGCCGGCGCACGAGTATTTCGGCGACGCGGTGCGCGAACAGCTGATCTACTACCCCTCGGTAACCCGGGAACCGTTCCGCAATCAGGGCCGGATCACCGACCTGATCGACAGCGGCAAGCTGTTCACCGATATCGGCCTGCCGGAATTCACGCCGGAGCATGACCGGATCATGATCTGCGGCAGCCCGGAAATGCTCGCCGACCTGCAGAAGCGGGCCGAGGCCCGCGGCTTCACCGAGGGCAACAGCAGCCGCCCCGGCGAGTACGTGATCGAGAAGGCTTTCGTCGACCGTTGA
- a CDS encoding PleD family two-component system response regulator, whose amino-acid sequence MPGRVLVVDDLLPNLKLFEAKLAAEYYDVDLAQNGEMALARALAHPPDIVLLDIMMPGMDGYEVCRRLKSNPETAHIPVVMVTALSDSVERVRALEAGADDFLTKPINDLALFARVRSLTRLKMMLDELRLREQTISDFGVGAAAPLPLDESGDNARVLVVDDSEIERDFLADRLKRNHSVAAVGTAAEALDLARTAGFDLIVINLLIESFDPLRLCSQLRAIDETRQTPILVIVGHDDVERMAKALDLGVNDYLMMPLDVNELGARVRTQVRRKRYQDRLRQNYQRSIALAATDGLTGLYNRRYLSAHLHRMFMRAGSDGRPLAVLMLDIDRFKQLNDTYGHDAGDRVLQAIADRMSRHVRGVDLVARYGGEEFVMVLPDSDHRSAREVAERVRAVISGQPIVIDDEGTKVTVTASLGGAERIPADQDADDMLRRADQALYRAKAAGRDCFIFDRPA is encoded by the coding sequence ATGCCCGGTCGCGTTCTGGTGGTCGACGATCTCCTGCCCAACCTCAAGCTCTTCGAAGCGAAGCTTGCGGCGGAGTATTACGACGTCGATCTGGCACAGAACGGCGAGATGGCGCTTGCCCGTGCCCTTGCCCATCCGCCGGACATCGTTCTGCTCGACATCATGATGCCGGGCATGGATGGCTACGAAGTCTGCCGGCGCCTGAAGAGCAATCCCGAGACCGCCCATATCCCCGTCGTAATGGTCACGGCTCTCAGTGACAGCGTGGAACGGGTGCGGGCGCTGGAAGCCGGCGCCGATGATTTCCTGACCAAGCCGATCAACGATCTGGCCCTGTTTGCGCGCGTGCGCTCGCTCACCCGGCTCAAGATGATGCTCGACGAGCTTCGGCTGCGCGAGCAGACCATCTCTGATTTCGGGGTCGGTGCCGCGGCGCCGCTGCCGCTGGATGAAAGCGGCGACAATGCCCGGGTGCTGGTGGTCGACGACAGCGAGATCGAGCGCGACTTCCTGGCCGACCGGCTGAAGCGCAACCACAGCGTCGCGGCGGTGGGCACGGCGGCGGAGGCGCTGGATCTGGCGCGCACCGCCGGCTTCGACCTGATCGTGATCAACCTGCTGATCGAGAGCTTCGATCCGCTGCGTCTGTGCAGCCAGCTGCGGGCGATCGACGAGACCCGCCAGACCCCGATCCTGGTGATCGTGGGGCATGACGATGTCGAGCGCATGGCCAAGGCGCTGGATCTGGGCGTGAACGACTATCTGATGATGCCGCTGGACGTGAACGAGCTGGGCGCGCGTGTGCGCACCCAGGTCCGTCGCAAGCGCTATCAGGATCGGCTGCGGCAGAACTATCAGCGCTCGATCGCACTGGCGGCCACCGACGGCCTCACGGGCTTGTACAACCGTCGCTATCTGTCGGCGCATCTGCACCGCATGTTCATGCGTGCCGGCAGTGACGGCCGCCCGCTGGCGGTGCTGATGCTGGACATAGACCGCTTCAAGCAGTTGAACGACACCTATGGCCATGACGCCGGCGACCGGGTGCTGCAGGCGATCGCCGACCGGATGAGCCGCCATGTCCGCGGTGTTGATCTGGTGGCCCGCTATGGCGGCGAGGAATTCGTGATGGTGCTGCCCGACAGCGACCATCGTTCGGCGCGGGAAGTGGCCGAGCGGGTCCGGGCGGTGATCTCGGGCCAGCCGATCGTGATCGACGACGAGGGCACCAAGGTCACCGTCACCGCGAGCCTGGGCGGGGCCGAGCGCATACCGGCCGATCAGGATGCCGACGACATGCTCCGCCGCGCCGACCAGGCGCTCTACCGGGCCAAGGCCGCCGGGCGCGACTGCTTCATCTTCGACCGGCCCGCCTGA
- a CDS encoding DNA polymerase IV encodes MSAAPAADDGGTDQASPPVISPPAGCTPASAAGWLCRDCGSTRAAEDDSRRCPACGSTRIVIHAELHRLTIAHVDCDAFYASVEKRDRPELAQRPVIVGGGHRGVVSTCCYLARMKGVRSAMPMFKARELCPDAVVLPPDMARYREAGLKIRRLMRALTPLVEPLSIDEAYLDLGPESGAPDSRASPAQRLAALARRVEREVGVTVSVGLGPNKFLAKLASELDKPRGFAVIGAAEATAFLADKPVRMLWGVGPAFERRLATDGITRIGQLQSLGPQALARRYGRIGAQIAGFASGRDPRRVTPSRPAKSVSAETTLARDERAADRLAELLPPLAERVAARLAGSRLVAEGVVLKLKTADFQTLTRSRRLKVPTDQSAPLIAAAQDLLTAEATGHTAFRLIGLGAQPVRNREGDPAAPDLFGAASG; translated from the coding sequence ATGTCCGCAGCCCCTGCCGCCGATGACGGCGGCACAGATCAGGCCTCCCCGCCCGTCATCTCCCCGCCCGCAGGCTGCACGCCTGCATCGGCCGCGGGATGGCTGTGCCGCGATTGCGGATCCACCCGCGCGGCTGAAGACGACAGCCGGCGCTGCCCGGCCTGTGGTTCGACGCGGATCGTGATCCATGCCGAACTGCACCGGCTGACAATTGCCCATGTCGATTGCGATGCCTTCTATGCCTCGGTCGAAAAGCGCGACCGGCCCGAACTGGCACAACGGCCGGTGATCGTGGGCGGTGGTCATCGCGGTGTCGTCTCCACCTGTTGCTATCTGGCCCGGATGAAAGGCGTTCGCTCGGCCATGCCGATGTTCAAGGCGCGCGAGCTGTGCCCGGATGCGGTGGTGCTGCCGCCCGACATGGCGCGCTATCGCGAGGCAGGGCTTAAGATCCGCCGGCTGATGCGCGCCCTTACCCCGCTGGTCGAACCGCTGTCGATCGACGAGGCCTATCTGGATCTGGGGCCGGAATCTGGGGCGCCCGACAGCCGGGCCAGCCCCGCCCAGCGCCTCGCCGCCCTGGCCCGGCGGGTGGAGCGCGAGGTGGGGGTCACGGTCTCGGTCGGGCTCGGCCCCAACAAATTCCTGGCCAAGCTGGCATCGGAACTGGACAAGCCGCGTGGCTTCGCGGTGATCGGCGCAGCCGAAGCCACCGCCTTCCTGGCCGACAAGCCGGTGCGCATGCTGTGGGGGGTGGGCCCGGCCTTCGAACGCCGGCTGGCCACCGACGGCATCACCCGGATCGGCCAGCTGCAGTCGCTGGGGCCGCAGGCGCTGGCCCGCCGCTATGGCCGGATCGGCGCCCAGATCGCAGGCTTTGCCAGCGGGCGCGACCCGCGTCGGGTCACGCCGTCACGCCCGGCCAAAAGCGTATCGGCCGAAACCACCCTGGCCCGCGATGAACGCGCCGCCGATCGCCTGGCCGAATTGCTCCCGCCGCTGGCCGAACGGGTGGCAGCCCGTCTGGCCGGCAGCCGTCTGGTGGCCGAAGGCGTGGTGTTGAAGCTGAAAACCGCCGATTTCCAGACCCTCACCCGCAGCCGTCGGCTGAAAGTGCCGACAGATCAATCGGCTCCCCTGATCGCCGCGGCGCAGGATCTGCTCACCGCCGAGGCGACCGGCCATACCGCCTTCAGGCTGATCGGGCTGGGCGCGCAGCCCGTCCGCAACCGGGAGGGTGACCCCGCTGCGCCGGATCTGTTCGGCGCCGCATCCGGTTGA
- a CDS encoding ROK family protein, whose amino-acid sequence MLDPAAADDGSRMQSRVLVGIDLGGTKIAAVAIERATGRTLAHLRMPTPRGDYDATIRTIDEIATRAEQAAGVTERLPLGIGMPGAISPKTGLVKNANSTWLNGRPLDRDLTARTGRAIRLANDANCLAVSEAVDGAAAGSHLVFAAILGTGIGGGIAIGGHVHDGADAIAGEWGHTPMPWAQPWSRAPGEIPPPHAAELPELPGPACYCGRTGCIETLLSGPGLARDAARLRGLDDDAAARERSAEAVLAAADTGTPWAVAAVARWRHRFGRALAMIVNILDPDVIVLGGGLSQVPALVADPEPLVAPWLFSDRMRTPIRIARHGDDSGVRGAARLWDTP is encoded by the coding sequence ATGTTGGACCCGGCTGCCGCAGATGATGGCTCCCGCATGCAGTCCCGGGTGCTCGTCGGCATCGATCTGGGCGGCACGAAGATCGCGGCAGTCGCCATCGAACGGGCAACGGGACGAACACTTGCACATTTGCGCATGCCGACGCCGCGCGGCGACTATGATGCCACGATACGGACCATCGACGAGATTGCCACCCGTGCCGAACAGGCGGCCGGGGTGACGGAGCGCCTGCCGCTGGGCATCGGCATGCCCGGCGCCATCAGCCCCAAAACGGGTCTGGTGAAGAACGCCAACTCCACCTGGCTGAACGGGCGACCGCTCGACCGCGACCTCACGGCGCGCACGGGTAGGGCCATACGACTTGCCAACGACGCCAACTGTCTTGCCGTGTCCGAGGCAGTCGACGGTGCGGCGGCCGGCTCCCATCTGGTCTTCGCCGCGATCCTGGGCACGGGCATCGGCGGCGGTATCGCCATCGGCGGCCATGTGCATGACGGCGCCGATGCCATCGCCGGCGAATGGGGCCATACCCCGATGCCCTGGGCACAACCCTGGAGCCGGGCACCGGGCGAGATCCCGCCGCCGCATGCCGCAGAGCTGCCCGAACTGCCGGGGCCTGCCTGCTATTGCGGCCGGACCGGCTGTATCGAGACGCTGCTGTCGGGTCCCGGCCTCGCCCGGGATGCCGCCCGGCTGCGCGGCCTGGATGACGATGCTGCGGCCCGGGAACGCAGCGCAGAGGCCGTTCTGGCCGCGGCTGATACCGGTACGCCCTGGGCCGTCGCCGCTGTCGCCCGCTGGCGTCACCGCTTCGGCCGGGCGCTGGCCATGATCGTCAACATCCTGGATCCCGATGTGATCGTGCTGGGCGGCGGCCTGTCGCAGGTGCCGGCGCTGGTGGCGGATCCCGAGCCCCTGGTCGCGCCCTGGCTGTTTTCCGACCGGATGCGCACGCCGATACGCATTGCACGCCATGGCGACGACAGCGGCGTGCGCGGCGCCGCCCGACTGTGGGACACCCCCTGA
- the rpmG gene encoding 50S ribosomal protein L33: protein MAKPATVQIKLVSSEGTGFFYVTKKNPRTQTEKLQLRKYDPKLRKHVLFKEAKIK, encoded by the coding sequence ATGGCCAAGCCCGCCACCGTGCAGATCAAGCTGGTCAGCTCCGAGGGGACCGGCTTCTTCTACGTGACCAAGAAGAACCCGCGCACCCAGACCGAGAAGCTCCAGCTGCGCAAGTACGACCCGAAGCTGCGCAAGCACGTGCTGTTCAAGGAAGCCAAGATCAAGTGA
- a CDS encoding response regulator translates to MPKTVLIVEDNELNMKLFNDLLEANGYVTLQTRDGMEALKIARDQRPDLILMDIQLPEVSGLDVTKWIKADDDLRTIPIIAVTAFAMKGDEEKILDAGCEGYISKPISVTPFLETVRKFLD, encoded by the coding sequence ATGCCGAAGACGGTTCTGATCGTCGAAGACAACGAATTGAACATGAAGCTGTTCAATGACCTCCTTGAGGCGAACGGCTACGTGACTCTGCAGACCCGTGACGGTATGGAGGCTCTGAAGATCGCACGGGATCAGCGTCCCGATCTGATTCTGATGGACATTCAGTTGCCGGAAGTGTCAGGACTGGACGTGACCAAGTGGATCAAGGCCGACGACGACCTCCGCACGATCCCGATCATCGCGGTCACGGCCTTCGCGATGAAGGGCGACGAGGAGAAGATCCTGGATGCCGGCTGCGAGGGTTACATCTCGAAGCCGATCTCGGTGACCCCCTTCCTCGAAACGGTGCGCAAGTTTCTGGATTGA
- a CDS encoding PaaI family thioesterase, protein MTVMVEPGIDRIRPDAFNQIIRDELPMAELLGIRVERIGDGVARGRLPATVQLIRPGGTLSGPALATLADVTFYAAIMGRLGPARMAVTSNLNINFLRRPAMVDVLSEARLIRCGRRLAYGEVSLYSDGDDEPVAHTTLTFALPG, encoded by the coding sequence ATGACTGTTATGGTCGAACCCGGTATCGACCGGATCCGTCCGGACGCCTTTAACCAGATCATCCGCGACGAACTGCCCATGGCCGAGCTTCTGGGCATTCGGGTGGAACGCATCGGCGACGGTGTCGCCCGTGGCCGCCTGCCGGCCACGGTGCAGCTGATCCGCCCCGGCGGTACGTTGAGCGGCCCGGCGCTGGCGACGCTTGCCGATGTCACCTTTTATGCCGCGATCATGGGTCGGCTGGGCCCGGCGCGGATGGCGGTGACCAGCAATCTGAACATCAACTTCCTGCGCCGGCCGGCCATGGTCGACGTGCTGTCCGAAGCCCGGCTGATCCGTTGCGGTCGCAGGCTGGCCTATGGCGAGGTGTCGCTCTATTCCGATGGCGATGACGAGCCGGTGGCACATACCACACTGACCTTCGCGCTGCCGGGCTGA